atatccaTATCGCCGTCTTTGAAGCGATGAAACCAATCACATCTTGCTTACTTTTTCGACTGAAAGAAGAAAATCGAAATGTGGAAACACAGTTTCCTCTTCAATTCTTTCagtaaagtatgtatgtatatcatgaTTTGAATATATCAAAATCGATCACCACTAACTGCCAGAGCTATATATTTACAAACTAGGGTAAACTTAGTTGAGCACATAATCGTTTTTAAATGGTTTATCGACTCTTCTTCGGAACATTTGTAACAACCCATACATTTTATTTGAACTGTTTCCAAATTGTGGCTTGCCTTCTCCAAACGATTTTTTGACTTCCttccttatatacatacatatattaatacaaTGGTAAAGGGATGGAAAACTCAGTCATTTCTATTACTAAATGcatcacaaaaaattatttgatggttgtcggtcaaaatgcaaattattgaaatataagaCTGCTAATTTGCGGCTTTGTAACTAAAaccgttttattttttttttttttaatattttgtatacaaaCTACAATTTAACTGTGATAAATTTGTAATCTTATAGAAAACTAAGTTTTATTATTGGTTACTTCTTTAAATGTTGAGATACTACCGTTAAATAGCTAGATAAGTTGTGAAAGTATCAATTGTCAAATGGGTAACGTTTACGAAAATTGGGAGTATAATGTATTATTGTATTAAAAGAATTAACACATATACTGTTTCTAGAATACACCATTATAGtgcataaaaacataaaatattttcatacttattcatataaagaaattatataatacttaTTTGTTGGAAATACTACACAAGTATTTGTAATCAATAACTGCAAGCAAACAGAATACCGTTGTTGGAGTTTTGGGGGAAATCTTAAgtgtattacatatttattaatttttattatataattaagaaaattgatAAGTTGATTATGAAGTGTATAGCAGCTTAAGCGCGCTCTCCTCTGATTCGACGAGCCAATTGAATGTCCTTCGGCATAATAGTTACACGTTTGGCATGAATTGCGCATAAGTTAGTGTCCTCGAAAAGACCGACAAGATATGCCTCAGATGCTTCCTATttgatcaaaataaataaatgtttaaaattgaattcgaTTTACTTAATTTACTTTTGTTAAACTTACCTGTAAGGCGCCTATGGCAGCTGATTGGAAACGCAAATCAGTTTTGAAATCTTGAGCGATTTCTCGGACCAAGCGCTGAAATGGCAATTTTCTAATAAGCAATTCAGTGGATTTTTGATAACGGCGAATTTCGCGTAAGGCTACTGTTCCCGGGCGATAGCGGTGAGGTTTCTTAACGCCGCCAGTTGAGGGGGCGGATTTACGGGCTGCCTTTGTAGCAAGTTGCTTGCGTGGAGCTTTTCCACCGGTAGATTTACGTGCAGTTTGCTTAGTACGAGCCATtgttcttttttcttctttttatctggaaattaattataaaagttttaaatcaaCGTATTTGtgtgttaaaataataataatcttctAGCCTTGACTATTACTATAATAGCAACGGTTTTGCAGACGctctaaaatctttatttccaaaaataaccACGTTGGCTCTAAAGCGCCCAGCAGAATCCTCAAATTCATTAATGTGTTGGGCATTTGTGAGAAGGTGTGGTAAACGGGGCCGCAGTGCGGACAaccatttattatatttttaacataatatATTGAAA
The DNA window shown above is from Bactrocera tryoni isolate S06 chromosome 4, CSIRO_BtryS06_freeze2, whole genome shotgun sequence and carries:
- the LOC120774110 gene encoding histone H3.3A, whose amino-acid sequence is MARTKQTARKSTGGKAPRKQLATKAARKSAPSTGGVKKPHRYRPGTVALREIRRYQKSTELLIRKLPFQRLVREIAQDFKTDLRFQSAAIGALQEASEAYLVGLFEDTNLCAIHAKRVTIMPKDIQLARRIRGERA